Proteins encoded by one window of Salmonirosea aquatica:
- a CDS encoding glycosyltransferase family 9 protein translates to MTPRRILVIQTAFLGDAILATSVLESLHQSFPTASLDFLVRKGHESLFDGHPYLHDVLVWDKKKDRYKNLRKLLQHIRAQQYDQVITLQRFASTGFLTAFSGAKVRIGFDKNPFAFAFTHTKPHYLSQGTHEIDRNFSLIDNLVRGTLQKPRLYPVLDDYLAVKPYQSERYLCIAPASVWFTKQYPAERWAELVDGVPLSYTILILGSPADVALGEKLMALSKRKEKITNLCGKLSFLESAALMEHATMNYVNDSAPMHIASAMDAPVCAVYCSTVPAFGFGPLSDESHIVEIEEPLYCRPCGLHGYKACPEGHFRCAWEIRTERLLGVIEK, encoded by the coding sequence ATGACGCCCCGCCGTATACTCGTGATCCAAACCGCTTTCCTGGGCGACGCCATCCTTGCCACTTCCGTGCTGGAAAGTCTTCACCAGTCTTTCCCGACAGCGTCGTTGGATTTTCTGGTAAGGAAGGGCCACGAGAGCCTGTTCGATGGCCATCCCTACCTGCATGACGTACTGGTGTGGGATAAGAAAAAGGATCGTTACAAAAACCTCCGCAAGCTGCTGCAACACATCCGGGCCCAGCAGTACGACCAGGTCATTACGCTACAGCGTTTCGCTTCCACGGGCTTCCTGACGGCATTTTCGGGTGCCAAAGTGCGAATTGGTTTTGATAAAAATCCGTTTGCTTTCGCTTTCACCCATACCAAACCCCACTATCTGAGCCAGGGTACCCATGAGATTGACCGGAACTTTTCGCTGATTGATAACTTAGTGCGGGGTACCTTGCAGAAACCCCGCCTATATCCTGTCCTGGACGATTACTTAGCCGTAAAACCTTACCAATCAGAAAGGTACCTTTGCATCGCCCCGGCCTCGGTGTGGTTTACGAAGCAGTATCCGGCAGAGCGCTGGGCGGAATTGGTGGATGGGGTACCTTTATCGTACACGATACTCATCCTGGGAAGCCCGGCGGATGTGGCTTTGGGGGAAAAGTTGATGGCGTTGTCCAAAAGGAAAGAAAAAATCACCAATCTCTGCGGCAAACTCTCTTTCCTGGAATCGGCGGCTTTGATGGAACACGCTACCATGAACTATGTGAACGACTCCGCACCCATGCACATCGCCTCGGCGATGGATGCGCCGGTTTGCGCCGTGTATTGCTCTACGGTACCTGCCTTTGGTTTTGGACCGCTATCCGATGAATCCCATATTGTAGAAATAGAAGAGCCCCTGTACTGCCGCCCCTGCGGGCTGCACGGGTACAAAGCCTGCCCGGAAGGGCATTTCCGCTGCGCGTGGGAAATCAGGACGGAAAGGTTGCTGGGAGTGATTGAGAAGTAG
- a CDS encoding M16 family metallopeptidase, protein MKNISTRQRLTTAPTLTKVDEEYKLHTLPNGIRIAHKQVAHTQIAHCGIMLDIGSRDESPEQQGLAHFWEHMAFKGTEKRRSHHIINRLEIVGGELNAYTTKEKICFHASVLNEHFDKALELLADITFHSVFPEKQIERERNVILEEMSMYYDSPEDAIQDDFDALLFPGHSLGYNILGTQETVKGFSSDELRTFILENLDTEHIIVSSVSRLPFAKIVRLAERYLSDIPFKKTTRVRTPPLYYQAVQQQVQRSLTQAQCAMGRPAYPLTDARRLPFFMLVNLLGGPGMNSRFNMALRERYGFVYSIEAGYTAYLDTGYLGIYFGTEPRQLNRSITLIHKELKRLREQPLTTTQLHHTKVQLMGQLAMSEESNLSFMLMMAKSLLDTERVDTLPEIFSEIQHVTPTQLQEMAQELFDEKEFSYLTFLPEE, encoded by the coding sequence ATGAAGAATATCAGCACCCGCCAACGATTGACCACCGCCCCGACCCTCACCAAAGTCGACGAAGAATACAAACTGCATACCCTACCCAACGGCATCCGTATCGCTCACAAGCAGGTAGCTCACACCCAAATCGCCCATTGCGGCATCATGCTCGACATCGGCAGCCGCGACGAATCGCCCGAGCAGCAGGGGCTGGCGCATTTTTGGGAGCACATGGCGTTCAAGGGTACCGAAAAACGCCGCTCGCACCACATCATCAACCGCCTCGAAATCGTAGGAGGCGAACTGAATGCCTATACGACCAAGGAAAAAATTTGTTTCCACGCGTCGGTGCTCAACGAGCATTTCGACAAAGCGCTGGAACTGCTGGCCGATATTACATTTCACTCCGTATTTCCTGAAAAACAGATCGAGCGCGAGCGGAACGTGATTCTGGAAGAAATGTCGATGTACTACGACTCGCCCGAAGACGCCATTCAGGACGATTTCGACGCACTGCTGTTTCCCGGCCACTCGCTGGGTTACAACATTCTAGGTACCCAGGAAACCGTCAAAGGCTTTTCGAGCGACGAACTGCGGACCTTTATCCTGGAAAATCTGGATACGGAACATATTATCGTGTCGTCGGTGAGCCGGTTGCCGTTTGCCAAAATCGTCCGGCTGGCCGAAAGGTACCTCAGCGATATACCTTTCAAGAAAACCACGCGGGTACGTACCCCGCCGCTATACTACCAAGCTGTGCAGCAGCAAGTGCAGCGCTCGCTCACGCAGGCGCAGTGCGCGATGGGCCGCCCCGCCTACCCCCTCACCGACGCGCGGCGGCTGCCGTTTTTCATGCTCGTGAACCTGTTGGGTGGTCCGGGTATGAACTCCCGCTTCAACATGGCCCTGCGCGAGCGATACGGCTTTGTCTATTCCATCGAGGCCGGATACACCGCCTACCTCGACACGGGGTACCTGGGCATCTACTTCGGCACCGAACCCCGGCAGTTGAACCGCAGCATCACGCTGATCCACAAAGAATTAAAGCGACTCCGCGAGCAGCCTCTTACCACCACCCAACTGCACCATACCAAAGTTCAGCTTATGGGCCAACTGGCGATGTCGGAGGAAAGCAACCTGAGTTTTATGCTGATGATGGCCAAAAGCCTGCTCGACACCGAACGCGTGGATACCCTACCCGAAATTTTCTCCGAAATCCAGCATGTAACCCCCACACAGTTGCAGGAAATGGCGCAGGAACTCTTTGATGAAAAGGAGTTTAGCTATTTGACTTTTTTGCCGGAGGAGTGA
- a CDS encoding type II toxin-antitoxin system HigB family toxin has translation MHVISFRTLREFYDKNAAAKPYLTAWFKTVKQAKWSNVNDMRKDFPSAEMVVDGKAVFNIKANDYRLVALIGFRTKKVFVLWLGTHADYDKIKIKDL, from the coding sequence ATGCATGTAATCAGTTTTAGAACTCTACGCGAATTTTACGATAAGAATGCGGCTGCCAAACCATATCTAACGGCTTGGTTCAAAACGGTCAAACAGGCCAAGTGGAGTAATGTCAATGATATGAGAAAAGATTTTCCGAGCGCCGAGATGGTGGTCGATGGAAAAGCTGTTTTCAACATCAAAGCCAATGATTATCGGCTGGTTGCTTTAATCGGATTCAGGACGAAAAAAGTATTTGTGCTTTGGCTAGGTACCCATGCCGACTATGATAAAATAAAAATAAAAGATTTATGA
- a CDS encoding helix-turn-helix domain-containing protein, which translates to MNIELIHTEADYQAALRRIRALWEAEPHTPQADELEIWSMLVNKYEEEHFPIEEPDPIEYLKIRMEELGLSQEDLVPYMGNKGNVSKVLNRKRSLSLQMIRNLHRGLNLSLEALIAEPIQAG; encoded by the coding sequence ATGAACATCGAGCTGATTCATACCGAAGCTGATTATCAGGCTGCACTACGACGGATCCGGGCACTGTGGGAAGCCGAGCCCCATACACCCCAGGCAGACGAGCTCGAAATATGGTCTATGCTTGTCAATAAATACGAAGAGGAGCATTTCCCAATCGAGGAACCCGACCCGATCGAATACCTGAAAATCCGCATGGAGGAACTGGGCCTTTCTCAGGAAGATTTGGTGCCTTATATGGGAAATAAGGGCAATGTTTCCAAGGTGCTTAACCGGAAACGTTCACTTTCCCTACAGATGATCCGCAATCTCCACCGGGGACTTAACCTTTCCTTGGAAGCACTCATTGCCGAGCCTATTCAGGCTGGTTAG
- a CDS encoding tetratricopeptide repeat protein: MTPITDSKNVNTGNVNTAGGAFIQADNTIINNLKEAAQYKTLEAEIQKLNERFEKTKERIEKYPDEVDFKVELLEIDQERSQKEKDLETLKQEVLKLAEEFSRIPINTERLRLAKQHFDKGEFKEASAVLDSEIMSTELDTLLIQKENIQQKATENKSKLSDKANEYLILARLTAINFDLFDRFEKTREYYEQSLRAERTTENLFQYANFLLDSNEYRRAQELFEETLIVLRKLVKTKPQMYLSNMATVLNKLGNLFLQNNEFDNAQQMYEESLAIRSKLTEINPQAYRSHQATTLSNLGNLHSQKNEFEKAQQLYEKALAIRRKLVEINPQTYLPDVAITLSSLGILHQAKNEFERAQKLLEEALDIQRKLGGTNPQTYLPDVAITLSNLGILHQAKNEFERAQKLLEEALDIIQILAGASPHTYLPDVAITLSNLGSLHIDMEQIDIAQKFCEEALQIYQLLTKKNHQAYLPHVALNLNNLANCKIVSNNFSEGERLYVEALQIRRKLAKINPQTYLPYVATTAVNLSAFFLQSIPDKEKSLAYAKEALTSAMPFIAQLGLAQRIVNTIRKIVQAWGEDFEEFMKSLD; this comes from the coding sequence ATGACTCCAATTACTGACTCCAAAAACGTAAATACTGGTAATGTCAATACCGCTGGTGGGGCTTTCATCCAGGCTGACAACACGATCATCAATAACCTCAAAGAAGCTGCGCAGTATAAAACTCTGGAAGCTGAAATTCAGAAACTCAATGAGCGTTTTGAAAAAACAAAGGAGAGGATAGAAAAATACCCTGATGAAGTTGACTTCAAAGTGGAATTACTGGAAATCGACCAGGAACGAAGCCAGAAAGAAAAAGACTTGGAAACCTTAAAACAGGAGGTGCTCAAACTTGCCGAAGAGTTTAGCCGAATTCCCATCAATACAGAGCGACTGAGATTAGCGAAGCAGCATTTTGATAAAGGTGAGTTCAAGGAAGCCAGCGCAGTGCTCGATAGCGAGATAATGAGTACAGAGCTAGATACTTTGCTGATACAAAAAGAAAATATTCAACAAAAAGCCACTGAAAACAAAAGCAAGCTATCTGACAAGGCCAACGAATATCTGATTCTTGCCCGGCTTACGGCTATTAATTTTGATCTATTTGATCGTTTTGAAAAAACCAGGGAATACTATGAGCAATCCTTACGGGCTGAACGGACAACTGAAAATCTTTTTCAATATGCTAATTTTTTATTAGATTCTAATGAATATAGGAGAGCCCAAGAACTATTTGAGGAAACACTAATTGTCCTGAGGAAACTTGTAAAAACTAAACCTCAAATGTATTTGTCCAATATGGCAACTGTTCTCAATAAGCTGGGGAATTTATTTTTACAAAATAATGAATTTGATAATGCTCAGCAAATGTATGAAGAATCACTGGCTATCCGAAGTAAGCTGACCGAAATCAATCCACAAGCTTACCGTTCCCATCAAGCAACAACTTTGAGTAATTTGGGAAATCTGCATTCACAAAAAAACGAATTTGAAAAAGCTCAACAACTATACGAAAAAGCACTGGCTATCCGAAGAAAGTTGGTCGAGATCAATCCACAAACCTACCTGCCGGATGTTGCCATCACGTTGAGCAGTCTCGGAATTTTGCACCAAGCTAAAAACGAATTTGAAAGGGCCCAGAAATTATTAGAAGAAGCACTGGATATACAAAGAAAATTGGGCGGAACCAACCCACAAACCTACCTGCCGGATGTTGCCATCACGTTGAGCAATCTCGGAATCTTGCACCAAGCTAAAAACGAATTTGAAAGGGCCCAGAAATTATTAGAAGAAGCACTGGATATTATACAAATATTAGCCGGGGCAAGTCCACATACTTATTTGCCAGATGTGGCAATCACGCTGAGCAACTTGGGGAGTTTGCATATAGATATGGAGCAAATTGATATTGCCCAAAAATTCTGTGAAGAGGCTTTACAAATTTATCAACTGTTAACTAAGAAAAATCACCAGGCCTATTTGCCTCATGTAGCCCTAAATTTAAATAATTTAGCCAACTGTAAAATAGTTAGCAATAATTTCAGCGAAGGTGAGAGATTATATGTAGAAGCCTTGCAGATCAGAAGAAAATTAGCCAAAATCAACCCACAGACCTATCTACCCTACGTGGCCACCACGGCTGTTAATCTGAGCGCCTTTTTTTTACAAAGTATCCCAGACAAAGAAAAATCTTTGGCTTACGCAAAAGAGGCATTAACCTCGGCCATGCCCTTCATTGCCCAGTTGGGCCTAGCTCAGCGAATTGTAAACACGATTCGCAAAATTGTGCAAGCTTGGGGCGAAGATTTTGAAGAATTTATGAAAAGCTTAGATTAG
- a CDS encoding c-type cytochrome, which yields MKKKIGMLWATALALVAGMGTANAQVKVPENITALMNKYTCSACHRVDARLVGPAYTDVAKKKYTNDKIVELIYKPVPEHWPGYPPMAPMTQVPKEDALTLAKYINSLAPKDAAKK from the coding sequence ATGAAAAAGAAAATCGGAATGTTGTGGGCGACTGCCTTGGCCCTGGTAGCAGGCATGGGTACGGCCAATGCCCAGGTGAAGGTACCCGAGAACATCACCGCCCTGATGAACAAGTACACCTGTAGCGCCTGCCACCGCGTGGACGCCCGCCTGGTGGGTCCAGCCTATACCGATGTGGCCAAGAAAAAATATACGAATGATAAGATTGTAGAGTTGATCTATAAGCCCGTACCGGAGCATTGGCCCGGCTACCCTCCCATGGCTCCCATGACGCAGGTACCTAAGGAAGATGCCCTTACGCTGGCCAAGTATATCAATTCGCTGGCTCCAAAAGACGCCGCGAAGAAGTAA
- a CDS encoding VRR-NUC domain-containing protein, translating to MEPVVKVCHEVEVMMMKFLFFGNRHDDMTEFVIRDLGHVKFQSFQEENFSVRFETRKDVEDRLMISLTSETFHEQKEELPPEEIYDWFMNWQGGLVGELSDVALPSFRRLVLRVGAWLERKKLPEQALTVYQLTEHAPSRERRARLLQRIGAVDEALALCDDMIASPQNADERFFGLDYREKILNKKKRIVRRTTQALKEADAVPVPISFRYRVELGVMEYFREQEYQALFSENEPWRALFGLVFWDIIYDTNVRAIHHPLQRVPSDFFLPDFYIRREYSLLARLRELSSREAFSERVKTTYEEKLGTANVLVAWYDGLLEIVLLLVHYLEPTQLHTILTEMAKNLRENTRGFPDLLVWKDEEYDFVEVKSPTDHLSAQQLHWQHFFEKIGVNSRVLRVDWTPDAEVEKTSD from the coding sequence GTGGAGCCCGTGGTGAAGGTATGCCACGAGGTGGAGGTGATGATGATGAAGTTCCTCTTCTTCGGCAACCGCCACGACGACATGACGGAGTTCGTAATCCGCGACCTGGGGCACGTGAAGTTCCAGTCGTTTCAGGAAGAAAACTTCTCGGTGCGTTTCGAAACGCGCAAGGACGTGGAAGACCGGCTGATGATTTCGCTCACCAGCGAAACCTTCCACGAGCAGAAAGAAGAACTTCCGCCCGAAGAAATTTACGACTGGTTCATGAACTGGCAGGGCGGACTCGTCGGAGAACTCAGCGATGTGGCCCTACCTTCGTTCCGGCGGCTGGTGTTGCGGGTAGGTGCGTGGTTGGAACGCAAAAAATTACCTGAACAGGCGCTGACCGTCTATCAGCTCACCGAACATGCTCCCTCGCGCGAGCGCCGCGCCCGGCTGCTCCAGCGCATCGGGGCCGTGGACGAAGCCCTGGCCCTCTGCGACGACATGATCGCCAGTCCGCAGAATGCCGACGAGCGGTTTTTCGGATTGGACTATCGGGAGAAAATCCTCAATAAGAAAAAGCGTATCGTACGCCGTACGACCCAAGCCCTGAAAGAAGCCGATGCAGTACCCGTGCCCATTTCGTTTCGCTACCGCGTGGAACTGGGCGTGATGGAGTACTTCCGCGAGCAGGAGTACCAGGCGCTGTTCAGCGAAAATGAGCCGTGGCGGGCGCTGTTTGGGCTGGTGTTCTGGGATATTATCTACGACACCAACGTGCGGGCCATCCACCACCCTTTGCAAAGGGTACCTTCCGATTTTTTTCTGCCCGATTTTTATATCCGGCGCGAGTACTCCCTGCTGGCCCGCCTGCGTGAGCTGAGTAGCCGCGAGGCCTTTTCTGAACGGGTAAAAACGACTTACGAAGAAAAATTAGGTACTGCCAATGTGCTCGTGGCCTGGTACGACGGACTGCTGGAAATTGTGCTGCTGCTGGTACACTACCTGGAACCCACCCAGCTCCACACGATTCTGACCGAAATGGCTAAGAACCTGCGCGAAAACACGCGCGGCTTCCCCGATCTGCTGGTTTGGAAAGACGAAGAATACGATTTTGTGGAGGTCAAATCTCCCACCGACCATTTGTCGGCGCAGCAGCTGCACTGGCAACACTTTTTTGAAAAAATCGGCGTTAATAGTCGGGTACTGCGGGTAGACTGGACGCCGGATGCGGAGGTAGAAAAAACTTCCGACTAA
- a CDS encoding phosphoglycerate kinase, with the protein MKTLDSYDFSGKKALVRVDFNVPLNDKFEITDDTRIKATVPTIDKILNSGGACILMSHLGRPKDGPTEKYSLKHLVNPLSLIFGRPVKFADDAIGEQATRMAADLKPGEILLLENLRFYKEEEKGDEAFAEKLSKLGDVWVMDAFGTAHRAHASTAVIGKFFKDKVCGYVMQAELDNAQRLLEHPERPFTAIMGGAKISDKILIIERLLDKVDNLIIGGGMSYTFSKAKGGHIGKSLLEADKQNLTLELIEKAKEKGVNLVLPVDTVIADDFSNDAQRQTVKAGQVPDDWQGLDIGPETIELFSDIIAKSKTILWNGPMGVFEFPNFAKGTNAIAKVVVKATEDNDAFSLIGGGDSASAINNAGYGDRVSYVSTGGGALLEYMEGKPLPGVAALEA; encoded by the coding sequence ATGAAAACACTTGACAGCTACGATTTTTCTGGTAAAAAAGCACTGGTGCGCGTCGATTTCAACGTACCCCTCAACGATAAATTCGAGATTACGGACGATACCCGCATCAAGGCGACTGTCCCGACGATCGACAAAATACTGAATAGCGGTGGGGCTTGTATCCTGATGTCGCATTTGGGTCGCCCGAAAGATGGGCCTACCGAAAAATATTCGTTGAAGCACCTGGTGAATCCGTTGTCATTGATCTTTGGCCGCCCCGTGAAATTCGCGGATGATGCCATCGGTGAGCAAGCTACGCGGATGGCGGCGGATCTGAAACCGGGCGAGATTCTATTGCTGGAAAATCTGCGGTTTTATAAGGAAGAGGAAAAAGGGGATGAAGCATTTGCTGAAAAATTATCCAAACTGGGCGACGTGTGGGTCATGGATGCCTTCGGCACAGCCCACCGGGCGCATGCTTCTACGGCCGTGATCGGCAAGTTTTTTAAAGATAAGGTATGTGGCTATGTCATGCAAGCTGAGCTGGACAATGCCCAACGTCTGCTCGAACACCCCGAACGTCCTTTTACGGCCATCATGGGTGGTGCCAAAATCTCGGATAAGATTCTCATCATCGAGAGACTGCTCGACAAAGTGGACAACCTGATCATCGGTGGCGGCATGTCCTACACTTTTTCCAAAGCCAAAGGCGGCCATATCGGCAAGTCGCTCCTGGAAGCCGATAAGCAGAACCTGACGCTCGAACTAATCGAGAAAGCCAAAGAGAAAGGTGTGAATCTGGTGTTACCGGTCGATACCGTCATTGCCGACGATTTTAGCAATGATGCCCAGCGCCAGACCGTGAAGGCGGGGCAGGTACCCGACGACTGGCAGGGTCTTGACATTGGCCCCGAAACGATCGAATTGTTTTCTGATATCATTGCCAAATCGAAAACCATCCTGTGGAACGGTCCGATGGGCGTTTTTGAATTCCCCAATTTTGCCAAAGGTACCAACGCCATTGCTAAGGTAGTGGTGAAGGCGACCGAAGATAACGACGCTTTTTCCCTCATTGGTGGTGGTGATTCGGCCTCGGCAATCAACAACGCCGGCTACGGCGACCGGGTAAGCTACGTATCTACGGGCGGCGGTGCTTTGCTGGAATACATGGAAGGCAAACCGCTGCCGGGCGTGGCGGCGCTGGAAGCGTAA
- a CDS encoding radical SAM protein, whose product METAQPSCGTVGREGTPPPDRYRTIQIHPTLRCNLSCLHCYSSSAPHHRDALSLDGLKNFLVNAYEEGFNAIAVSGGEPFLYRDLEALLAFTREVGYRNTLASNGMLLGSERAQRILEYVDLIALSVDGPPDLHDYIRGQKGAFDKMLHGAELLRTMQKPFGFIHTVTPQSWESLLWLGTFAEAQGAKLLQLHPLEMHGRANETLAESALDNTLYHQIFILANYLRSKYADRMFVQLDLLHREYLREFPQAVSAFARGCSKNGRVSDLFDTLVVDETGRISPVAYGFAPELSMGYLTNFNAHTFSAFLQNKVPIIESIFGTALHKICTDEERDVINWNELVIAESKASHRLCA is encoded by the coding sequence ATGGAAACGGCCCAGCCCAGCTGCGGGACGGTCGGGCGCGAGGGTACCCCTCCGCCCGACCGCTATCGCACCATTCAGATTCACCCGACGTTGCGATGCAATCTGTCATGTCTGCACTGTTATTCCTCGTCGGCACCCCACCACCGCGACGCGCTATCGCTCGATGGGCTCAAAAATTTTCTGGTGAACGCCTACGAAGAAGGGTTCAATGCCATCGCCGTTTCGGGCGGCGAACCTTTTCTGTACCGCGACCTGGAAGCCCTGCTAGCTTTTACACGCGAGGTAGGGTACCGCAACACGCTGGCCTCGAATGGGATGCTCCTGGGTTCTGAACGCGCGCAACGCATACTCGAATACGTGGACCTGATCGCGCTGAGCGTGGACGGGCCGCCCGACTTGCACGACTACATCCGGGGCCAGAAGGGGGCTTTCGATAAAATGCTCCACGGGGCGGAACTGCTCCGTACGATGCAGAAACCTTTTGGTTTTATCCATACCGTCACGCCTCAAAGCTGGGAGTCGTTGCTGTGGTTAGGTACCTTTGCCGAAGCGCAGGGCGCAAAGCTCTTGCAATTGCACCCGCTCGAAATGCACGGCCGGGCCAACGAAACGCTGGCGGAAAGTGCTCTGGACAATACACTCTATCACCAGATTTTTATCCTGGCCAATTACCTGCGCAGCAAATACGCCGACCGGATGTTCGTGCAACTGGATCTGCTGCACCGCGAGTACCTGCGCGAATTTCCGCAAGCCGTCAGTGCCTTTGCACGCGGATGTTCAAAAAACGGGCGCGTGTCTGATTTGTTCGATACGCTTGTGGTGGACGAAACCGGGCGCATTTCGCCCGTGGCCTATGGCTTTGCGCCGGAACTTTCGATGGGGTACCTCACGAATTTCAACGCCCATACGTTTTCGGCTTTTTTGCAAAATAAGGTACCCATCATTGAGTCGATATTCGGCACTGCGCTCCACAAAATATGCACGGACGAAGAGCGGGATGTGATCAATTGGAATGAATTGGTCATCGCTGAAAGCAAAGCCAGCCATCGCCTGTGTGCCTGA
- a CDS encoding precorrin-2 dehydrogenase/sirohydrochlorin ferrochelatase family protein, with the protein MNHLFPIFLKLNNDDLHLLIVGGGYVGLEKIEAVLGNSPEAKITLVAPEIRDEIQQIAAQNPHVVLLPRAFEDFDLDYKDLVIVATNDREENKRIKRLARARNLLCNVADTPDECDFYLSSIVKKGNLKVAISTNGMSPTLAKRLREVLTEALPDNLETAMEQLKGVRDLLRGDFEYKVQELNRITEVLVARKESNGQE; encoded by the coding sequence ATGAACCATCTATTTCCCATATTTCTGAAACTCAATAACGACGACCTCCACCTGCTCATCGTGGGTGGCGGGTACGTCGGCCTGGAAAAAATCGAGGCGGTTTTGGGCAATTCGCCCGAGGCCAAGATTACCCTGGTAGCTCCCGAAATTCGGGACGAAATCCAGCAAATTGCCGCGCAGAATCCGCATGTGGTACTATTACCGCGCGCCTTTGAAGACTTCGATCTCGACTACAAGGATCTGGTGATTGTGGCCACCAACGACAGGGAAGAAAACAAACGGATCAAGCGCCTGGCGCGCGCCCGAAACCTGCTTTGCAATGTGGCCGATACACCCGACGAGTGCGATTTTTATCTGTCTTCCATCGTGAAGAAGGGAAATCTGAAGGTAGCCATTTCGACCAACGGCATGTCACCTACCCTGGCCAAACGCCTGCGCGAGGTACTTACCGAAGCCCTGCCCGATAATCTGGAAACCGCCATGGAGCAACTCAAAGGCGTGCGTGACCTGCTGCGCGGGGATTTTGAGTACAAGGTGCAGGAGCTGAACCGGATTACGGAGGTACTGGTAGCCAGGAAAGAAAGCAACGGGCAGGAGTAG
- the mobA gene encoding molybdenum cofactor guanylyltransferase has protein sequence MTNPDILHGLVLSGGESRRMGRDKGLIPVESTLWVNRAGTLLQEVDLPVSILIREVQRKVYTAEILPDFELLSDLDLPVGGPLKGLLSFHLRYPQADVLVLPCDMPNLTVGLLRKLMVLRAKVPEAEAWVFMVQDCLQPFPGIFSARLLAAVSQKMYDGYLTRHGLVQVLASAKTASEVVEDEFAFRNLNSPADL, from the coding sequence TTGACTAATCCAGACATACTCCATGGCCTGGTGCTCAGCGGGGGCGAAAGCCGCCGAATGGGGCGGGACAAAGGTCTTATTCCGGTTGAATCGACCCTTTGGGTCAACCGGGCAGGTACCTTGCTGCAAGAGGTCGATTTGCCGGTAAGCATACTGATTCGCGAAGTTCAGCGCAAGGTGTATACCGCTGAGATTTTACCCGATTTTGAACTGCTGTCCGATCTGGATTTGCCCGTGGGCGGACCTTTGAAGGGTTTATTAAGCTTTCATCTAAGGTACCCCCAGGCTGACGTACTCGTCCTGCCCTGCGACATGCCGAATCTGACGGTCGGGCTACTCCGTAAGCTCATGGTTTTACGCGCCAAGGTACCTGAAGCAGAGGCGTGGGTTTTTATGGTGCAGGATTGTTTACAACCCTTTCCCGGCATTTTTTCCGCGCGTTTGCTCGCTGCTGTTTCTCAGAAAATGTACGATGGGTACCTCACCCGGCATGGACTTGTCCAAGTGCTGGCGTCTGCAAAAACGGCATCCGAGGTAGTTGAGGATGAATTCGCTTTCCGGAATCTGAACAGTCCGGCCGATTTATAA
- a CDS encoding nitrate reductase associated protein yields MFDIRVKPVYFDFESDFVDTFRCIPMVVRYKLDTCDKKLQLAEWSRLKANEKQLLAELPCESPAEIVTYRRYLEERVWERSQKQIKDLGGVDATWDDLTQVPSEVQQKASEWQCAAPTLAQWIGLDLLQRFALVKLSRSGHEGENFPKALREFGLIE; encoded by the coding sequence ATGTTCGACATCCGAGTGAAGCCCGTATATTTTGATTTTGAAAGCGATTTTGTGGATACCTTCCGGTGCATTCCTATGGTCGTGCGCTACAAGCTGGATACCTGCGATAAGAAACTTCAACTAGCCGAGTGGAGCCGCCTGAAAGCCAACGAAAAGCAACTCCTGGCCGAATTGCCGTGCGAATCGCCCGCCGAAATCGTAACCTACCGAAGGTACCTCGAGGAGCGGGTGTGGGAAAGAAGCCAAAAGCAAATCAAGGATCTGGGCGGCGTGGACGCTACTTGGGACGACCTGACGCAGGTACCCTCGGAAGTTCAACAAAAAGCATCGGAGTGGCAGTGCGCTGCCCCTACCCTGGCGCAATGGATCGGGTTGGATTTATTGCAGCGCTTCGCGCTCGTCAAGCTGAGTCGCTCGGGGCACGAAGGGGAGAATTTTCCGAAAGCGTTACGGGAGTTCGGGCTGATCGAATGA